Proteins from a genomic interval of Papaver somniferum cultivar HN1 chromosome 4, ASM357369v1, whole genome shotgun sequence:
- the LOC113272022 gene encoding F-box/kelch-repeat protein At3g06240-like, with protein sequence MDTPFEYKNGTEVRILGACNGLICFDIISNEGTSNICIWNPTTREYKEHVDFPINLRPPPIAGLSSVGFGYNGQTGDYKIVRITTYYEKRDSCEVQVYTFGSHSSKIIHAFPYKFLGDLTFHGVLLNALRWISDASNRMVSFDISNEKFRDVPLPEKKIIIHPTDSNLYNKLGVLEDCLCLVLVTIRWSELKYG encoded by the coding sequence ATGGATACGCCGTTTGAATACAAGAACGGTACGGAAGTTAGGATTTTGGGTGCTTGTAACGGTCTTATTTGCTTCGATATTATTAGTAATGAAGGTACAAGTAATATTTGTATTTGGAATCCAACAACTAGAGAATACAAGGAACATGTTGATTTTCCGATCAACCTCAGGCCTCCTCCAATAGCCGGGTTATCTAGCGTCGGGTTTGGTTACAATGGACAAACTGGAGATTACAAGATAGTAAGAATTACAACATATTATGAAAAACGTGATTCTTGTGAGGTTCAAGTATATACCTTTGGATCACattcgtcaaaaataattcatgcCTTCCCTTATAAGTTTCTCGGTGATTTAACATTTCACGGTGTTTTGCTCAATGCTCTTCGTTGGATAAGCGATGCTTCCAACCGTATGGTTTCTTTTGATATTAGTAATGAGAAATTCAGGGATGTGCCATTgccagaaaaaaaaattataatacatCCAACAGATAGCAACTTGTATAATAAGTTGGGAGTATTGGAAGACTGCCTTTGTTTAGTTTTAGTAACAATACGTTGGTCCGAGCTGAAGTATGGGTAA